The proteins below come from a single Oerskovia jenensis genomic window:
- a CDS encoding dienelactone hydrolase family protein — MAEVLLFHHSLGLTPGVRAFAETLREAGHVVHLPDLYEGRTFPDIESGMGYVEQIGFDTILARGATVADGLPEELVFAGFSLGVVPAQMLAQTREGAQGALLFSSCIPTSEFGDGWPLGVPVQIHGMDADPIFVDEGDLDAARALVEAAPGEAELFLYPGDAHLFADASLPSYDEHAARLLTERVVRFLDGIGG; from the coding sequence ATGGCCGAGGTACTGCTCTTCCACCACTCGCTCGGCCTGACGCCCGGGGTCCGCGCGTTCGCGGAGACCCTGCGCGAGGCCGGGCACGTCGTGCACCTGCCGGACCTGTACGAGGGCAGGACGTTCCCCGACATCGAGAGCGGCATGGGGTACGTCGAGCAGATCGGGTTCGACACGATCCTGGCCCGCGGCGCCACGGTCGCGGACGGGCTGCCCGAGGAGCTGGTCTTCGCCGGGTTCTCGCTCGGGGTGGTGCCCGCGCAGATGCTCGCGCAGACCCGCGAGGGAGCACAGGGCGCCCTGCTGTTCTCCTCGTGCATCCCGACGTCCGAGTTCGGCGACGGCTGGCCGCTCGGGGTCCCCGTGCAGATCCACGGCATGGACGCCGACCCGATCTTCGTCGACGAGGGGGACCTCGACGCCGCCCGAGCCCTGGTCGAGGCCGCGCCCGGCGAGGCCGAGCTCTTCCTCTACCCCGGGGACGCGCACCTGTTCGCCGACGCGAGCCTGCCCTCGTACGACGAGCACGCGGCTCGCCTGCTCACCGAGCGGGTCGTCCGCTTCCTCGACGGGATCGGGGGCTGA
- a CDS encoding GNAT family N-acetyltransferase, which produces MFSQTITDFWRAPLVGGDVLHRDEALTVVSNPGLPEDRRVTVLTTRGADASDSPAAPTASLTDGPGAVLVAVTPQIAGLLDLAGPRAVTEASVRRALQDAGITLHEADCVFHLTQHATTALRAEADAPTVRRLTALDAAAFSAFEASAPEQDLDDAYVELDHWAVFGAFEGERLVAAASTYPWGDSRLADTGVLTLPDARGKGHARQVVRAISRHALSQGYEPQYRCQVDNAASRALAARAGFTQLGTWEVVSPDSAV; this is translated from the coding sequence TTGTTCTCCCAGACGATCACCGACTTCTGGCGCGCGCCCCTCGTGGGCGGCGACGTCCTGCACCGGGACGAGGCGCTCACGGTCGTGAGCAACCCGGGGCTGCCCGAGGACCGTCGCGTCACGGTGCTGACGACCCGTGGCGCGGACGCCTCGGACAGTCCTGCCGCCCCGACGGCCTCGCTCACCGACGGGCCAGGCGCCGTCCTGGTCGCGGTGACTCCGCAGATCGCGGGTCTCCTGGACCTCGCCGGACCGCGGGCCGTCACCGAGGCGTCGGTGCGGCGGGCGCTGCAGGACGCGGGCATCACGCTGCACGAGGCCGACTGCGTCTTCCACCTCACGCAGCACGCCACGACCGCCCTGCGCGCCGAGGCCGACGCGCCGACCGTGCGGCGGCTGACCGCCCTGGACGCCGCGGCCTTCTCCGCGTTCGAGGCGAGCGCGCCCGAGCAGGACCTCGACGACGCGTACGTCGAGCTGGACCACTGGGCCGTGTTCGGTGCGTTCGAGGGCGAGCGGCTCGTGGCCGCCGCGAGCACGTACCCCTGGGGGGACTCCCGCCTGGCGGACACGGGTGTCCTGACGCTCCCCGACGCACGGGGGAAGGGGCACGCCCGCCAGGTCGTCCGGGCGATCAGCCGCCACGCCCTGTCGCAGGGCTACGAGCCGCAGTACCGCTGCCAGGTCGACAACGCCGCGTCCCGCGCCCTGGCGGCCCGCGCCGGGTTCACGCAGCTCGGGACGTGGGAGGTCGTCTCGCCCGACTCGGCGGTCTGA
- a CDS encoding arsenate-mycothiol transferase ArsC produces the protein MSSTPQSVLFVCVKNGGKSQMAAGLARKIAPDVRVDSAGTSPGSSLNALSVASLEEVGVDLSGEHPKPLTPELVAAADVVVVLGREAQVTTDDGTPVVVWDTDEPSLRGIEGMERMRLVRDDIAAHVRDLLAP, from the coding sequence ATGAGCAGCACCCCCCAATCCGTCCTGTTCGTATGCGTCAAGAACGGCGGCAAGTCGCAGATGGCCGCTGGGCTGGCCCGGAAGATCGCACCCGACGTGCGGGTCGACTCTGCCGGGACCTCGCCGGGGTCGAGCCTCAACGCGCTCTCGGTCGCCTCGCTCGAGGAGGTCGGCGTCGACCTGTCGGGCGAGCACCCCAAGCCTCTGACCCCGGAGCTGGTCGCGGCCGCGGACGTCGTGGTCGTCCTCGGCCGCGAGGCGCAGGTGACCACCGACGACGGGACGCCCGTCGTGGTCTGGGACACCGACGAGCCCTCGCTGCGCGGGATCGAGGGCATGGAACGCATGCGGCTCGTGCGTGACGACATCGCGGCGCACGTGCGCGACCTGCTGGCTCCCTGA
- a CDS encoding AMP-binding protein — MNTLAKQPWLSRYSPGVPATVDVPDEPVTAALARAAARWPDRVAVDFFGATVTYAHLAEKVDRAASALSTLGVGRGDRIALVMPNSSSHLVAFYAALRLGATVVEHNPTYSSDELAHQLADSGATVALVWQKAVPTVLAAKPGTGLRTVVSVDIARDLPLVKRIALHLPVTAARTQRAALRGPATAGVPDWHRLVASAGPLDPSTPQPEADDVALLQYTGGTTGTPKGAVLTHRNLVANTVQGQAWASFREGKETVYGVLPFFHAFGLMFCLTLPARIGATLVAFPKFDAESFLAAQKRRPATFLPGVAPMFDRIAVAAAKARAAGKSVDLHSIRLAFAGAMPISPTTARTWEEATGGLLIEGYGMTETSPVALGNPVSADRRPGTLGLPFPSTDIRVVDQDDPTKDVEPDETGTVRGELLIHGPQVFQGYWNRPEETAHQLLDGGWLRTGDVVTVDADGVVTLVDRIKEMIITGGFKIYPSQVEDHLRLMPGIRDVAVVGLPGEGSDERVAAAVVLDEDQSTASGLPIDLAAVREWGEQKLARYALPKHLFVVPDLPRSQIGKVLRRVVRENVLGKPTDGEGHGGHSTGGAAPTA; from the coding sequence GTGAACACCTTGGCAAAGCAGCCCTGGCTGAGTCGGTACTCCCCAGGGGTTCCCGCGACCGTCGACGTCCCCGACGAGCCCGTGACCGCGGCGCTCGCCCGAGCGGCTGCCCGCTGGCCCGACCGGGTCGCGGTCGACTTCTTCGGTGCGACCGTCACGTACGCGCACCTGGCCGAGAAGGTGGACCGCGCCGCGAGCGCCCTGTCCACGCTCGGCGTGGGGCGTGGCGACCGGATCGCGCTCGTGATGCCCAACAGCTCCTCGCACCTCGTCGCGTTCTACGCCGCGCTGCGCCTGGGTGCGACGGTCGTCGAGCACAACCCCACCTACTCGTCAGACGAGCTGGCCCACCAGCTCGCCGACTCGGGTGCGACCGTCGCGCTCGTCTGGCAGAAGGCCGTCCCGACGGTCCTCGCCGCGAAGCCGGGCACCGGGCTGCGCACGGTCGTGTCGGTCGACATCGCCCGTGACCTGCCCCTCGTCAAGCGCATCGCGCTGCACCTGCCCGTCACGGCGGCGCGCACGCAGAGGGCCGCGCTGCGAGGCCCGGCGACGGCAGGCGTCCCCGACTGGCACCGGCTCGTCGCGAGCGCAGGTCCGCTCGACCCGTCGACCCCCCAGCCCGAGGCCGACGACGTCGCCCTCCTCCAGTACACGGGCGGCACGACGGGCACGCCCAAGGGCGCGGTCCTGACGCACCGCAACCTCGTCGCGAACACCGTGCAGGGCCAGGCGTGGGCGTCGTTCCGCGAGGGCAAGGAGACCGTCTACGGCGTCCTGCCGTTCTTCCACGCGTTCGGCCTCATGTTCTGCCTGACCCTGCCCGCGCGCATCGGCGCGACGCTCGTCGCGTTCCCCAAGTTCGACGCCGAGTCGTTCCTGGCCGCGCAGAAGCGTCGCCCCGCGACCTTCCTCCCGGGCGTCGCGCCCATGTTCGACCGCATCGCCGTCGCGGCCGCCAAGGCCCGCGCGGCGGGCAAGTCCGTCGACCTGCACTCGATCCGGCTCGCGTTCGCGGGGGCCATGCCCATCAGCCCGACGACGGCGCGCACCTGGGAGGAGGCGACCGGCGGCCTGCTCATCGAGGGCTACGGCATGACCGAGACGTCCCCCGTGGCTCTCGGCAACCCGGTCTCGGCCGACCGCCGGCCCGGCACGCTCGGCCTGCCGTTCCCGAGCACCGACATCCGGGTCGTCGACCAGGACGACCCGACCAAGGACGTCGAACCGGACGAGACCGGCACGGTCCGCGGCGAGCTGCTCATCCACGGGCCGCAGGTCTTCCAGGGCTACTGGAACCGCCCCGAGGAGACGGCTCACCAGCTCCTCGACGGCGGCTGGTTGCGCACGGGCGACGTCGTGACCGTGGACGCGGACGGCGTCGTCACGCTCGTCGACCGCATCAAGGAGATGATCATCACCGGCGGGTTCAAGATCTACCCGTCGCAGGTCGAGGACCACCTGCGCCTCATGCCCGGGATCCGGGACGTCGCCGTCGTGGGCCTGCCCGGCGAGGGCTCGGACGAGCGAGTGGCCGCGGCCGTCGTGCTCGACGAGGACCAGAGCACCGCGAGCGGGCTCCCGATCGACCTCGCGGCCGTACGCGAGTGGGGCGAGCAGAAGCTCGCGCGCTACGCCCTGCCCAAGCACCTGTTCGTCGTGCCCGACCTGCCCCGCTCGCAGATCGGCAAGGTGCTGCGCCGCGTCGTCCGCGAGAACGTGCTGGGCAAGCCGACCGACGGCGAGGGGCACGGGGGGCACTCCACCGGCGGCGCGGCGCCGACCGCCTGA
- a CDS encoding SigE family RNA polymerase sigma factor, protein MTAVLPLVSGGDGLEDGPRGVPDDAAAPDPFDVDFARGGGADAPEGVVLRASRNAEFTVFMEQAVGPLHRMAYLLCGDQHRAEELTQQTFERTYRAWSTARDGDPLVYARRILANLRVDTWRRTRREVLSGPDDLRDHSEGIAGPPRARTPAGAVPSTVDDRDLVVRALLQLPLKQRRVVVMRHMLDLSETEVSTELGIPVGTVKSTASRALARLRTILDDPSRKGSSS, encoded by the coding sequence GTGACCGCGGTCCTGCCGCTCGTGAGCGGCGGCGACGGCCTGGAGGACGGGCCGCGAGGAGTGCCCGACGACGCCGCCGCACCGGACCCGTTCGACGTGGACTTCGCGCGTGGGGGCGGCGCCGACGCCCCCGAGGGCGTGGTGCTGCGTGCGAGCAGGAACGCCGAGTTCACGGTCTTCATGGAGCAGGCCGTCGGCCCGCTGCACCGCATGGCCTACCTCCTGTGCGGTGACCAGCACCGCGCCGAGGAGCTCACGCAGCAGACGTTCGAACGCACCTACCGGGCCTGGTCCACGGCCCGCGACGGAGACCCGCTCGTCTACGCGCGCCGGATCCTCGCGAACCTGCGCGTCGACACATGGCGCCGCACCCGCCGTGAGGTGCTGTCCGGACCGGACGACCTCCGCGACCACTCCGAGGGGATCGCGGGCCCGCCGAGGGCCCGTACCCCGGCCGGCGCGGTTCCCAGCACCGTGGACGACCGCGACCTGGTCGTCCGCGCCCTTCTGCAGCTCCCCCTCAAGCAACGTCGTGTCGTGGTGATGCGGCACATGCTCGACCTCTCGGAGACCGAGGTCTCCACAGAGCTCGGCATCCCCGTCGGCACCGTGAAGTCGACCGCGTCCCGGGCGCTCGCCCGGCTCCGCACGATCCTCGACGACCCCTCCCGGAAGGGCAGCTCCTCATGA
- a CDS encoding 2,3-bisphosphoglycerate-dependent phosphoglycerate mutase, producing the protein MSAPAPGTLVLLRHGQSVYNAENRFTGLLDVDLSDQGVREAERAGSELAAACEHDPTLVPRRVLTSPLVRASATAAIVAARLSGPPPVVPEWRLVERHYGAFTDDLRESVRAEYGETAYWEYRRSFDHRPPPVEEGSEAAARVADTFSRLPDAARLGLRRDTESLADVVDRLTPLWATVREALDRGENLLVVAHGNSLRAFVMLVDRLTAPEVQVLNVPTGIPLVYRFERQVPDDAAHPGGDPHPGAQPGAQAAGAHLVPVHRGGLYLDADRAAAELADLERRGGT; encoded by the coding sequence ATGAGCGCCCCGGCCCCTGGAACCCTCGTCCTGCTGCGTCACGGGCAGAGCGTCTACAACGCTGAGAACCGGTTCACGGGGCTGCTCGACGTCGACCTCTCGGACCAGGGTGTCCGCGAGGCCGAGCGGGCGGGCTCGGAGCTCGCCGCGGCCTGCGAGCACGACCCGACGCTCGTCCCCCGCCGCGTGCTGACCTCGCCGCTCGTCCGGGCCTCGGCGACCGCGGCGATCGTCGCGGCGCGGCTCTCGGGGCCGCCTCCTGTGGTCCCCGAGTGGCGGCTGGTCGAGCGCCACTACGGCGCGTTCACCGACGACCTGCGCGAGTCCGTCCGGGCCGAGTACGGCGAGACGGCCTACTGGGAGTACCGGCGCTCGTTCGACCACCGGCCGCCGCCCGTCGAGGAGGGCAGCGAGGCCGCAGCGCGGGTCGCGGACACCTTCTCGCGCCTGCCCGACGCCGCCCGCCTCGGCCTGCGCCGCGACACCGAGTCGCTCGCGGACGTCGTCGACCGCCTGACTCCGCTGTGGGCGACGGTGCGCGAGGCCCTCGACCGCGGCGAGAACCTCCTCGTCGTGGCACACGGCAACTCGCTGCGGGCGTTCGTCATGCTCGTCGACCGGCTCACGGCCCCCGAGGTCCAGGTCCTCAACGTCCCCACGGGGATCCCGCTCGTCTACCGCTTCGAGCGCCAGGTGCCCGACGACGCCGCGCACCCGGGCGGGGATCCCCACCCGGGTGCGCAGCCGGGTGCTCAGGCGGCCGGAGCCCACCTCGTGCCCGTGCACCGCGGCGGGCTCTACCTCGACGCGGACCGCGCGGCGGCCGAGCTGGCCGACCTGGAGCGGCGCGGCGGGACGTGA
- a CDS encoding helix-turn-helix transcriptional regulator: MPRPSQAHFVARAHQLDVIAAAVSRAAAGDPGAILLGADAGVGKSRLLVRAAELARGTGATVVVSHCVDLGDVGLPYLPFTEALSELRSSHEVVDKTIEARPALGRLLDAGPAALDGNGEDQAGRLQLFEAITAALTAPGHPGAPLVLVIEDLHWADPSTRDVLRFLLARLRADHLLVIASYRTDDLHRRHPLRPVLAELRRHPRVDHLALDPFTPGELKQFTTAVAGRSLPKNDFERVMKRSEGNAYFAEELVEAGPQADALPWSLADVLHARLEQLEPDVQQLARIASLAGRVVAEPLLRAVVAQDLGVFSLGGLRPSGTVLTRAACEQVFDATLREAVAHHVLTVDGGRIAFRHALLAEAISADLLPGEQVALHRAYLAALTEDPSLGSPAQRAHHALSAHETTTALVASREAARRAGRVLAPAEELRHLEQVLRLWDVVPEAADLLGEDRVDVAVAAASAASRAGEPDRAVAIARKVVEMTAENPLRQASLRHVLSLHLLGIERVEEVIEHTAAALAVLPTEPPSKDRAWTLATRARAAMNLDRADMDVVAQETAEEAIEVARAIDAPDVEADALTTLAVLEVDDADRAAQLLANARERAQAAGDLLTEMRCWYNIAANRYYSGDLEQALVEAHTGLEHAVAAGLGWNGYGVELRLFGELVRYATGDLRPPPSSPDPVPPSAVAALSAAQLYAAVARGDEGVIERARALRPEWRRDGQIALIAGGCMIDALVWTAQREEALSLAQELIVYLGRTWSDYFLGRIWISALALTALADATEERRLVGAPVDDLVAQGDALLTEAETTAQRGRPRGGRLGPEGIAWLVRARAEHSRLTGTNDPLLWQEATAAFDYGYRYEIARSRWRWAQSLLGVGDREGAATQAGEALEEADDMGAAPLASALRDLARRGRLDLPGLRRGATTVLTDREEEVLLLVAQGLTNRQIGERLFISGKTVSVHVSNVLAKLGASGRTEAVSIAHHRGLIEV, encoded by the coding sequence ATGCCGCGCCCCTCCCAGGCCCACTTCGTCGCACGAGCGCACCAGCTCGACGTGATCGCCGCAGCGGTGAGCCGCGCTGCCGCCGGCGACCCCGGTGCGATCCTGCTCGGCGCCGACGCCGGGGTCGGCAAGTCGCGCCTGCTGGTCCGCGCCGCAGAGCTCGCACGCGGGACCGGGGCGACGGTCGTCGTGAGCCACTGCGTCGACCTGGGCGACGTCGGCCTGCCCTACCTGCCCTTCACCGAGGCCCTGTCCGAGCTCCGGTCCAGCCACGAGGTCGTCGACAAGACCATCGAGGCCCGGCCCGCGCTGGGCCGGCTCCTCGACGCGGGCCCGGCGGCCCTCGACGGCAACGGCGAGGACCAGGCCGGGCGCCTCCAGCTCTTCGAGGCCATCACGGCTGCGCTCACGGCCCCCGGGCACCCCGGTGCCCCGCTCGTCCTGGTCATCGAGGACCTGCACTGGGCCGACCCCTCCACGCGCGACGTCCTGCGCTTCCTCCTGGCACGCCTGCGGGCCGACCACCTGCTCGTCATCGCGAGCTACCGCACCGACGACCTCCACCGCCGCCACCCGCTGCGGCCCGTGCTCGCCGAGCTGCGCCGCCACCCGCGCGTCGACCACCTGGCCCTCGACCCGTTCACCCCGGGCGAGCTCAAGCAGTTCACGACCGCCGTCGCGGGCCGCTCCTTGCCCAAGAACGACTTCGAGCGCGTCATGAAGCGCTCGGAGGGCAACGCGTACTTCGCCGAGGAGCTCGTCGAGGCCGGACCGCAGGCCGACGCCCTGCCCTGGTCGCTCGCCGACGTGCTGCACGCCCGCCTCGAACAGCTCGAGCCCGACGTCCAGCAGCTCGCCCGCATCGCGTCCCTCGCGGGGCGCGTGGTCGCCGAGCCGCTGCTGCGCGCCGTCGTCGCCCAGGACCTCGGCGTGTTCTCGCTCGGCGGGCTCCGGCCCTCGGGGACCGTCCTGACGCGAGCGGCGTGCGAGCAGGTGTTCGACGCGACGCTCCGGGAGGCCGTGGCCCACCACGTGCTGACGGTCGACGGCGGCAGGATCGCCTTCCGGCACGCCCTCCTGGCCGAGGCCATCTCGGCCGACCTCCTGCCGGGCGAGCAGGTCGCGCTGCACCGCGCCTACCTGGCCGCGCTGACCGAGGACCCGTCCCTGGGGTCGCCCGCGCAGCGGGCCCACCACGCGCTGTCGGCGCACGAGACGACGACGGCGCTCGTCGCCTCCCGTGAGGCCGCGCGCCGTGCGGGGCGCGTCCTCGCGCCCGCCGAGGAGCTGCGGCACCTCGAGCAGGTGCTTCGCCTGTGGGACGTCGTTCCCGAGGCCGCGGACCTGCTGGGCGAGGACCGCGTCGACGTGGCCGTCGCGGCGGCGTCCGCGGCGAGCCGCGCGGGCGAGCCGGACCGCGCGGTCGCGATCGCGCGCAAGGTCGTCGAGATGACCGCGGAGAACCCGCTGCGGCAGGCGTCGCTGCGTCACGTGCTGTCCCTGCACCTGCTCGGGATCGAGCGCGTCGAGGAGGTCATCGAGCACACGGCCGCGGCCCTCGCGGTGCTGCCCACCGAGCCTCCGTCGAAGGATCGCGCGTGGACCCTCGCGACCCGCGCGCGGGCAGCGATGAACCTCGACCGTGCCGACATGGACGTCGTCGCGCAGGAGACCGCCGAGGAGGCGATCGAGGTGGCCCGCGCGATCGACGCCCCTGACGTGGAGGCCGACGCCCTGACCACGCTCGCGGTGCTCGAGGTCGACGACGCGGATCGCGCCGCCCAGCTCCTCGCCAACGCGCGAGAGCGTGCCCAGGCCGCGGGCGACCTCCTCACGGAGATGCGCTGCTGGTACAACATCGCAGCCAACCGCTACTACTCGGGGGACCTCGAGCAGGCGCTCGTCGAGGCGCACACCGGGCTCGAGCACGCAGTCGCGGCAGGTCTCGGCTGGAACGGCTACGGCGTCGAGCTCCGCCTCTTCGGCGAGCTCGTCCGGTACGCCACGGGCGACCTCCGCCCCCCACCTTCGTCCCCCGACCCGGTGCCACCGAGCGCGGTCGCCGCGCTCTCGGCAGCCCAGCTCTACGCGGCCGTCGCGCGCGGCGACGAGGGCGTGATCGAGCGTGCGCGCGCGCTGCGTCCCGAGTGGCGGCGGGACGGGCAGATCGCCCTCATCGCGGGCGGGTGCATGATCGACGCGCTCGTCTGGACGGCACAGCGCGAGGAGGCCCTGTCGCTCGCGCAGGAGCTCATCGTGTACCTGGGTCGCACCTGGAGCGACTACTTCCTGGGCCGGATCTGGATCTCGGCGCTCGCCCTGACGGCGCTGGCCGACGCGACCGAGGAGCGCCGGCTCGTGGGCGCGCCTGTCGACGACCTGGTCGCGCAGGGAGACGCCCTGCTCACCGAGGCCGAGACCACGGCGCAGCGGGGACGCCCACGCGGGGGTCGGCTCGGCCCGGAGGGCATCGCGTGGCTGGTGCGGGCCCGCGCCGAGCACAGCCGCCTCACGGGGACGAACGACCCGCTCCTGTGGCAGGAGGCCACGGCAGCGTTCGACTACGGCTACCGCTACGAGATCGCGCGGTCCCGCTGGCGCTGGGCCCAGTCGCTGCTGGGCGTGGGGGACCGCGAGGGCGCCGCCACCCAGGCGGGCGAAGCCCTCGAGGAGGCCGACGACATGGGCGCCGCGCCGCTCGCGAGCGCGCTGCGGGACCTCGCGCGGCGCGGACGCCTGGACCTGCCGGGCCTGCGCCGCGGCGCCACGACGGTCCTGACGGACCGCGAGGAGGAGGTGCTGCTGCTCGTCGCGCAGGGCCTGACGAACCGGCAGATCGGCGAGCGTCTGTTCATCAGCGGCAAGACCGTGAGCGTCCACGTCTCGAACGTCCTGGCCAAGCTGGGCGCCTCGGGCCGCACGGAGGCCGTCTCGATCGCGCACCACCGCGGGCTGATCGAGGTCTGA
- a CDS encoding GDSL-type esterase/lipase family protein, translating into MSMPGPDVRTCFVGDSFVAGTGDPTALGWVGRVTAAAIARGHRLTAYNLGVRGDTSQDVGDRLARELAPRLPSGARTGVVLSFGVNDTVLVDGRVRVTPAGTVEAFDRSYRTAGAAEVLLVGPPAVDDDTQNARLLGTSEALREVARHRAVPFVDTFSGTVQSQVWRREVRDGDGYHPGAAGYEVLAGIVVGPFLAWLDQRSSRGSTSASATRSRPVGPARRAGRFPPVANNGCRSQTGMDRTP; encoded by the coding sequence ATGTCGATGCCAGGACCTGACGTCCGGACGTGCTTCGTGGGGGACTCGTTCGTCGCAGGGACCGGTGACCCGACGGCGCTGGGGTGGGTCGGTCGGGTCACGGCGGCCGCGATCGCCCGCGGGCATCGCCTCACGGCCTACAACCTGGGTGTCCGGGGCGACACGTCCCAGGACGTCGGCGACCGGCTCGCGCGCGAGCTGGCGCCACGGCTGCCGTCCGGGGCCCGCACCGGGGTGGTCCTGTCGTTCGGGGTCAACGACACGGTCCTGGTGGACGGACGGGTGCGGGTGACGCCCGCCGGGACCGTCGAGGCGTTCGACCGGTCGTACCGGACGGCCGGCGCGGCGGAGGTCCTGCTCGTCGGTCCGCCGGCGGTCGACGACGACACGCAGAACGCGCGCCTGCTCGGCACGAGCGAGGCGCTGCGGGAGGTTGCTCGGCATCGGGCCGTCCCGTTCGTCGACACGTTCTCGGGCACGGTGCAGAGCCAGGTCTGGCGACGCGAAGTGCGGGACGGCGACGGGTACCACCCCGGCGCGGCGGGCTACGAGGTGCTGGCGGGGATCGTCGTCGGACCGTTCCTCGCGTGGCTCGACCAGCGCTCCTCGCGTGGCTCGACCAGCGCTTCCGCGACACGCAGCCGTCCCGTCGGCCCGGCCCGGCGGGCGGGTAGGTTCCCACCCGTTGCCAACAACGGGTGCCGGTCGCAGACTGGAATGGACCGGACCCCTTGA